In Streptomyces durocortorensis, a genomic segment contains:
- a CDS encoding acyl carrier protein produces MERVVAWLNEKNPGLDGPIGVEEDLVEARLIDSMDFLEFIDLLEEISGSGIDLQEVTIDDFRTLARVRERFMGSVARGGADRVSTGR; encoded by the coding sequence ATGGAACGTGTCGTAGCGTGGCTCAACGAGAAGAATCCCGGCCTTGACGGCCCGATCGGCGTCGAGGAGGACCTCGTGGAGGCCCGCCTCATCGACTCGATGGACTTCCTGGAGTTCATCGATCTCCTGGAGGAGATCTCGGGCAGCGGTATCGATCTGCAGGAGGTCACCATCGACGACTTCCGCACCCTCGCCCGTGTCAGGGAACGCTTCATGGGCTCCGTCGCTCGCGGAGGTGCCGACCGGGTGAGTACGGGCCGATGA
- a CDS encoding DUF5336 domain-containing protein — MNIRSLTRGDGVVIGAAVVLFIASFLDYSSYDCPSGIDCSRFDSPNAWDSLGLLMSVFLAGVIGAALVVVGRTMPGRKVAGLDIGQFGVALTVFALWTAFWTILDINDAGAGLILGLLAAIVLAAAAVAAPLIPALKAPLVGAPKPAQGIQPPYGAQPGQGYGYPGAQQQPYGAQPSQGYGYPGAQPGGPQGQPAPADPAQQAQAPDQQPSQGGAAPAGDFTPFWFAVPVARPLYGEDGSPNPIAELAPGTWYLAVEQRGQGLIAQTQDGRRGVLQDTTGIQRG, encoded by the coding sequence GTGAATATCCGCTCCCTCACTCGAGGCGATGGCGTGGTGATCGGAGCAGCGGTCGTGCTGTTCATCGCCTCTTTCCTCGACTACTCCAGCTATGACTGCCCCTCGGGCATCGACTGCTCCCGCTTCGACAGCCCGAACGCCTGGGACTCGCTCGGGCTCCTGATGAGCGTCTTCCTCGCCGGTGTCATCGGCGCGGCGCTGGTGGTCGTCGGCCGGACCATGCCGGGCCGCAAGGTCGCCGGGCTCGACATCGGCCAGTTCGGTGTGGCGCTCACGGTCTTCGCGCTGTGGACGGCGTTCTGGACGATCCTCGACATCAACGACGCCGGGGCCGGTCTGATTCTCGGCCTGCTGGCCGCCATCGTGCTCGCGGCGGCGGCGGTCGCCGCTCCGCTGATCCCCGCGCTCAAGGCCCCGCTCGTCGGCGCCCCGAAGCCGGCTCAGGGCATCCAGCCGCCGTACGGCGCGCAGCCCGGCCAGGGCTACGGCTACCCGGGCGCCCAGCAGCAGCCGTACGGCGCTCAGCCGAGCCAGGGTTACGGCTACCCGGGTGCGCAGCCCGGCGGCCCGCAGGGCCAGCCCGCCCCGGCCGACCCGGCGCAGCAGGCGCAGGCCCCGGACCAGCAGCCCTCGCAGGGCGGCGCGGCCCCGGCGGGCGACTTCACCCCGTTCTGGTTCGCCGTTCCGGTGGCGCGCCCGCTGTACGGCGAGGACGGTTCGCCGAACCCGATCGCCGAGCTGGCGCCGGGCACCTGGTACCTCGCGGTGGAGCAGCGCGGCCAGGGCCTCATCGCCCAGACGCAGGACGGCCGTCGCGGCGTCCTCCAGGACACCACGGGCATCCAGCGCGGCTGA
- a CDS encoding prenyltransferase/squalene oxidase repeat-containing protein, protein MSTPEQTEHLVLPGVLTAGQAAETVAALLAVQRADGALPWFRGHHLDPWDHTEAAMALDAAGEHAAAARAYDWLARNQNADGSWYAAYHDGDPQQPTDRSLESNFCAYVAVGVWHHYLATGDDAFVDRMWPTVFSAVEFVLGLQQPGGQIGWKREADGTPVNDALLTGSSSIHQALRCALAIAERREEPQPDWELATGALAHAIRSHPERFLDKNRYSMDWYYPVLGGAVTGAEATARIQEGWDRFVVPGLGVRCVLPNPWVTGGESCELALALWVTGESDRALEILQSVQHLRAEGGLYWTGYVFEGNKAFWPEELTTWTAGSLLLAVAALGGDEATTAVFGGERLPVGLEPDCCR, encoded by the coding sequence GTGAGCACTCCCGAACAGACCGAACACCTTGTCCTCCCTGGCGTCCTGACGGCAGGGCAGGCGGCCGAGACGGTCGCCGCGCTCCTCGCCGTGCAGCGTGCGGACGGGGCGCTGCCCTGGTTCCGGGGCCACCACCTCGACCCGTGGGACCACACCGAGGCCGCGATGGCCCTGGACGCGGCCGGTGAGCACGCGGCGGCGGCGCGCGCCTACGACTGGCTCGCCCGCAACCAGAACGCCGACGGCTCCTGGTACGCCGCCTACCACGACGGCGACCCGCAGCAGCCGACCGACCGGAGTCTCGAAAGCAACTTCTGCGCGTACGTGGCCGTCGGCGTCTGGCACCACTATCTGGCCACCGGCGACGACGCGTTCGTCGACCGGATGTGGCCCACGGTCTTCTCGGCGGTCGAGTTCGTGCTCGGGCTCCAGCAGCCCGGCGGGCAGATCGGCTGGAAGCGGGAGGCCGACGGCACGCCGGTGAACGACGCGCTGCTGACCGGCTCCTCCTCGATCCACCAGGCGCTGCGCTGCGCGCTGGCCATCGCCGAGCGCCGCGAGGAGCCGCAGCCCGACTGGGAGTTGGCGACCGGCGCGCTGGCCCATGCCATCCGCAGCCACCCCGAGCGCTTCCTCGACAAGAACCGCTACTCGATGGACTGGTATTACCCGGTCCTCGGCGGCGCGGTCACCGGGGCCGAGGCCACCGCCCGTATCCAGGAGGGCTGGGACCGCTTCGTCGTGCCCGGGCTCGGGGTGCGCTGTGTGCTCCCCAATCCGTGGGTCACCGGCGGCGAGAGCTGCGAACTCGCCCTGGCCCTCTGGGTGACGGGGGAGTCGGACCGGGCGCTGGAGATCCTCCAGTCCGTCCAGCACCTGCGCGCCGAGGGCGGCCTGTACTGGACGGGTTACGTCTTCGAGGGCAACAAGGCGTTCTGGCCCGAGGAGCTCACCACCTGGACGGCGGGCTCCCTGCTGCTGGCGGTGGCCGCGCTCGGGGGGGACGAGGCGACCACCGCGGTCTTCGGGGGCGAGCGGCTGCCGGTCGGCCTGGAGCCGGACTGCTGCCGCTGA
- a CDS encoding LLM class F420-dependent oxidoreductase, which translates to MRLGLALGYWGRGPDPGHLPLAQEAERLGYDSVWTAEAWGSDAFTALTWIAARTSRLRLGTGIAQMAARTPTATAMHALTLDHLSGGRMLLGLGLSGPQVVEGWYGRPFPRSPLTATREYVEVIRQVLARQAPVELAGHFHSHPYTGPDATGLGKPLKPITHPLRASLPVLLGAEGPKNIAQTVAIADGWLPLYWSPLRTDVYEASLTGLRDGFMIAPMARAQVCDDVAEGLWPVKAMLGFYIGGMGHAARNFHADLMARMGFEEEARRIQELFLQGRKEEAVRAVPDAFADEISLVGPRARIKERLELWRKGPVTDLLVTAPDPHTLRVLAELNS; encoded by the coding sequence ATGCGGCTAGGACTCGCGCTCGGATACTGGGGCCGCGGCCCGGACCCCGGCCATCTCCCCCTGGCCCAGGAGGCCGAGCGGCTCGGCTATGACTCGGTCTGGACGGCGGAGGCCTGGGGGTCGGACGCCTTCACCGCGCTGACCTGGATCGCCGCCCGCACCTCACGGCTCCGGCTGGGCACCGGGATCGCGCAGATGGCGGCCCGCACCCCCACCGCGACGGCCATGCACGCGCTGACCCTGGACCATCTCTCCGGTGGCCGGATGCTGCTGGGCCTCGGCCTGTCCGGGCCGCAGGTGGTGGAGGGGTGGTACGGGCGGCCGTTCCCGAGGAGCCCGCTGACCGCGACCCGCGAGTACGTCGAGGTGATCCGGCAGGTGCTGGCACGGCAGGCCCCGGTCGAGCTGGCGGGTCACTTCCACTCCCACCCGTACACCGGCCCCGACGCCACCGGCCTCGGCAAGCCGCTGAAGCCGATCACCCACCCCCTGCGGGCATCCCTCCCCGTCCTGCTGGGCGCGGAGGGCCCGAAGAACATCGCGCAGACGGTGGCGATCGCGGACGGCTGGCTGCCGCTGTACTGGTCGCCGCTGCGCACGGACGTCTACGAGGCCTCGCTCACCGGACTCCGGGACGGGTTCATGATCGCGCCGATGGCCCGCGCGCAGGTCTGCGACGACGTGGCCGAGGGGCTGTGGCCGGTGAAGGCGATGCTCGGCTTCTACATCGGCGGGATGGGCCACGCGGCCCGCAACTTCCACGCGGACCTGATGGCCCGGATGGGGTTCGAGGAGGAGGCCCGCCGGATCCAGGAGCTGTTCCTCCAGGGCCGCAAGGAGGAGGCGGTGCGGGCGGTGCCCGACGCGTTCGCCGACGAGATCTCGCTGGTGGGCCCGCGCGCCCGCATCAAGGAGCGGCTGGAGCTGTGGCGCAAGGGCCCGGTGACGGACCTGCTGGTCACCGCCCCGGACCCGCACACACTGCGGGTCCTGGCGGAACTCAACAGCTAG
- a CDS encoding condensation domain-containing protein has product MNSAVGKDTMHRNPAHTPRTPHAPRTFTVAYAGGDERRGPLTMGQANMIRCILRDDPEHINNHDVWAIPPGTGLDAAIDALRTLALRHEGLRTTFPHVPGATPVEQVVAGEGTFTVTVVDHTEFPEEPARYAETVARAARAGRFALDREFPLRITVLTLGGVPVHAALASSHAVTDGSALAVLREEFLALLAGEELPAPASFAPLDLAAEEASPAGKRKSQASLRYWERIIRTEPQEMFAEPRAAGADGRARQLTLRSRRGARALAAAAGRIRNPEATVLLAAWCALVAHRAGQDSCVTAVPTSNRFHPTIARSVNTLSQDALLCLDVRVPSFDTLVRKTWGAALNAYRHSQFDSVRLWEMIGRVAGERGSHFARDVVFNDVSVLPATLLSAAPQNSGAAELDLTWGPLQVLPTRMLAFTYETTPQLHISLWADPALFTPQEAEGFLTGLVRLLEAAAEGDVPLGSLTGVTSVGPAERGPEWTRVDGCWASPTAVRDALSGAVGGLPVHIEADRPRAGSPPGLTAYIARGGDTALTPVGAHEALMNKLPAHGGTGVIAPRRYVLVEHPPAEAHRSDAWRRQQIIEEGTGRSRQVRHER; this is encoded by the coding sequence ATGAACTCCGCTGTCGGCAAGGACACCATGCACCGGAATCCCGCGCACACCCCGCGCACCCCGCATGCTCCCCGTACCTTCACCGTCGCCTATGCGGGCGGTGACGAGCGCCGCGGCCCCCTCACCATGGGCCAGGCCAACATGATCCGCTGCATCCTGCGGGATGATCCCGAGCACATCAACAACCACGATGTGTGGGCGATCCCCCCGGGCACCGGCCTGGACGCCGCGATCGACGCCCTGCGCACGCTGGCCCTGCGCCACGAAGGGCTGCGCACCACGTTTCCGCACGTGCCGGGGGCCACGCCCGTGGAGCAGGTGGTGGCGGGCGAGGGCACGTTCACGGTGACCGTCGTCGACCACACGGAGTTCCCCGAGGAGCCCGCCCGGTACGCCGAGACGGTGGCGCGGGCGGCCCGCGCCGGCCGCTTCGCGCTGGACCGGGAGTTTCCCCTGCGGATCACGGTGCTCACCCTCGGCGGCGTCCCCGTCCACGCTGCCCTGGCCTCCAGTCACGCGGTGACGGACGGCAGCGCGCTGGCTGTCCTGCGGGAGGAGTTCCTCGCCCTGCTGGCAGGCGAGGAACTGCCCGCGCCGGCCTCCTTCGCCCCGCTCGACCTGGCGGCCGAGGAGGCATCCCCCGCCGGGAAGCGGAAGTCTCAGGCGTCGCTGCGGTACTGGGAGCGGATCATCCGCACCGAGCCGCAGGAGATGTTCGCCGAGCCGCGTGCGGCGGGCGCGGACGGCCGGGCCCGGCAGCTCACCCTCCGGTCCCGGCGCGGCGCGCGGGCCCTCGCCGCAGCAGCGGGGCGCATCAGGAACCCGGAGGCCACGGTGCTGCTGGCGGCCTGGTGCGCGCTGGTGGCCCACCGGGCGGGCCAGGACTCCTGCGTCACCGCCGTCCCGACCTCCAACCGGTTCCACCCCACGATCGCCCGCTCGGTGAACACCCTGTCCCAGGACGCGCTGCTCTGCCTGGACGTCAGGGTCCCGTCCTTCGACACGCTGGTCCGCAAGACCTGGGGCGCGGCGCTCAACGCCTACCGGCACAGCCAGTTCGACTCCGTACGCCTGTGGGAGATGATCGGCCGAGTCGCCGGTGAGCGCGGCAGCCACTTCGCGCGGGACGTGGTCTTCAACGACGTCAGCGTGCTTCCCGCCACGCTTCTCTCCGCCGCGCCGCAGAACAGCGGCGCGGCCGAACTGGATCTGACCTGGGGCCCGTTGCAGGTGCTGCCGACGCGCATGCTGGCATTCACGTACGAGACGACGCCCCAGCTCCACATCTCCCTGTGGGCCGACCCCGCACTGTTCACCCCGCAGGAGGCAGAGGGCTTCCTGACCGGCTTGGTGCGGCTGCTGGAGGCGGCCGCCGAGGGTGACGTACCCCTCGGCTCGCTCACCGGGGTGACGAGCGTCGGGCCTGCCGAGCGCGGTCCCGAATGGACGCGGGTGGACGGCTGTTGGGCCTCGCCGACCGCCGTACGGGACGCGCTGAGCGGGGCGGTGGGGGGCCTGCCCGTACACATCGAGGCGGACCGCCCCCGCGCGGGTTCGCCCCCGGGCCTCACGGCGTACATAGCGCGCGGCGGCGACACGGCCCTGACACCGGTCGGCGCCCACGAGGCACTGATGAACAAGCTCCCCGCCCACGGCGGTACGGGCGTCATCGCACCCCGCCGCTACGTGCTCGTCGAGCACCCGCCCGCCGAAGCGCACCGGAGCGACGCGTGGCGTCGGCAGCAGATCATCGAGGAAGGGACCGGCAGGAGCCGGCAGGTGCGACATGAGCGTTGA
- a CDS encoding DUF6271 family protein yields MRRVWLALPTNRACAGAIAAVGEEAAYGARRFGIEVHLLVLDRAPASAHAEHRKAVAALPPSRVSYGACANRAFLIAQALGCTSVHRRDSDSRYQRLDQDTYRELVGLSTPEDYPEIWRGHLIDASFRGAGDTAFGGDRITLTTISPMHAGMCDIGLGHEVYGKVPLPPTTNTIGSECFLTHLVHDARLPGVQHNRHIANFHTEERRTDSGFLAYQLRFAKFLLSMTYLNAVYARTAAAGDAPLDAERRIRARVVAGFVRDSIGLDRGGRYATVTDTLADRRSRLLDEARDGMADFALLMDHWEALTRASAAAGRGDVSPVTAGHPPAVTR; encoded by the coding sequence GTGCGGCGCGTCTGGCTGGCCCTACCCACCAACCGGGCGTGCGCCGGGGCCATCGCGGCGGTCGGCGAGGAAGCGGCGTACGGTGCACGGCGGTTCGGCATCGAGGTGCACCTCCTGGTCCTGGATCGCGCCCCCGCGTCGGCGCACGCCGAGCACCGGAAGGCGGTGGCCGCGCTGCCCCCGTCCCGCGTCTCCTACGGAGCCTGCGCTAACCGGGCGTTCCTCATCGCCCAGGCCCTCGGCTGTACGTCCGTCCACCGCCGGGACTCCGACAGCCGCTACCAGCGCCTCGACCAGGACACGTACCGCGAGCTGGTCGGACTGTCGACACCCGAGGACTACCCGGAGATCTGGCGCGGACATCTGATCGACGCGTCCTTCCGGGGCGCCGGGGACACGGCGTTCGGTGGCGACCGCATCACTCTCACCACCATCAGCCCGATGCACGCGGGCATGTGCGACATCGGGCTCGGCCACGAGGTCTACGGCAAGGTCCCGCTGCCGCCCACCACCAACACCATCGGCAGCGAGTGCTTCCTGACCCATCTCGTCCACGACGCCCGGCTGCCCGGCGTCCAGCACAACCGGCACATCGCCAACTTCCATACGGAGGAACGGCGTACGGACTCCGGGTTCCTCGCGTACCAGCTGCGCTTCGCGAAGTTCCTGCTGTCGATGACATACCTCAACGCCGTGTACGCGAGGACGGCGGCGGCCGGTGACGCGCCGCTCGACGCCGAGAGGCGCATCCGGGCCCGTGTGGTCGCCGGTTTCGTCCGGGACAGCATCGGCCTCGACCGCGGCGGCCGCTACGCGACGGTCACGGACACGCTCGCCGACCGCCGCTCCCGGCTCCTGGACGAGGCCCGGGACGGCATGGCCGACTTCGCGCTCCTGATGGACCACTGGGAGGCGCTGACCCGTGCGAGCGCCGCAGCGGGTCGGGGGGACGTCTCGCCGGTCACGGCCGGACACCCCCCGGCCGTGACCCGATGA
- a CDS encoding TetR family transcriptional regulator — protein sequence MTADARPAAPTPTERATPASAERGASLSASTDRTAPPLTERQEARRRRILHASAQLASRGGFEAVQMREVAEAAGVALGTLYRYFPSKIHLLVATMQDQLQHMHTTLRKRPPAGDDAAQRVAETLMRAFRALQREPHLADAMVRALTFADRSVSPEVDTVSRLTTAIILDAMGLERPTPEQLSAVRVIEHTWHSALITWLSGRASIAQVKIDIETVCRLIDLTAEPGRG from the coding sequence ATGACCGCGGACGCCAGACCGGCAGCGCCCACGCCGACCGAACGCGCGACGCCCGCATCGGCCGAGCGCGGGGCATCCCTGTCGGCGTCGACCGACCGCACGGCGCCTCCGTTGACCGAGCGGCAGGAGGCCCGTCGCCGCCGCATCCTGCACGCCAGCGCCCAGCTCGCCAGCCGGGGCGGGTTCGAGGCGGTGCAGATGCGCGAGGTGGCGGAGGCGGCCGGGGTGGCGCTCGGCACGCTCTACCGCTACTTCCCCTCCAAGATCCATCTGCTGGTCGCCACCATGCAGGACCAGCTCCAGCACATGCACACCACACTCCGCAAGCGCCCCCCGGCCGGCGACGACGCGGCCCAGCGGGTCGCGGAGACCCTGATGCGGGCCTTCCGCGCCCTCCAGCGCGAACCGCACCTCGCGGACGCGATGGTCCGCGCGCTCACCTTCGCGGACCGCAGCGTGAGCCCCGAGGTGGACACGGTCTCCCGCCTCACCACGGCGATCATCCTGGACGCGATGGGCCTGGAGCGCCCGACGCCGGAACAGCTCTCCGCGGTCCGCGTGATCGAGCACACCTGGCACTCGGCGCTGATCACCTGGCTGTCGGGCCGGGCCTCGATCGCTCAGGTGAAGATCGACATCGAGACGGTCTGCCGCCTGATCGACCTGACGGCGGAACCGGGCCGGGGCTGA
- a CDS encoding glycosyltransferase family 4 protein, translating into MTAEAIETGPRTGEGGSAGAGDRPLRIALLTYKGNPFCGGQGVYVRHLGRELARLGHSVEVIGAQPYPVLDEGVPLTELPSLDLYRQPDPFRTPKRGEYRDWIDFAEVATMWTGGFPEPLTFSLRARRHLLSRRGEFDVVHDNQTLGYGLLGDLGAPLVTTIHHPITVDRRLDLAAATSRRRRASVRRWYAFTRMQKRVARKLDSVLTVSGSSRDEIVEDLGVRADRISVVHIGADTDLWSPDPSVAEVPGRIVTTSSADVPLKGLVHLVDALAKLRTENPDAHLVVVGKRAENGPVARAIERHGLADAVEFVKGISDPELVDLVRSAQVSCVPSLYEGFSLPAAEAMATGTPLVATTGGAIPEVSGRDGETCLAVPPGDADALAGALARLLADPELRARLGAAGRARVLEKFTWARAAAGTAELYRQAIAARGAHR; encoded by the coding sequence GTGACCGCTGAGGCCATAGAAACGGGCCCCCGCACGGGCGAAGGCGGCTCCGCCGGGGCCGGTGACCGGCCGTTGCGCATCGCACTCCTCACGTACAAGGGCAATCCGTTCTGCGGCGGCCAGGGCGTGTACGTCCGCCACCTCGGGCGGGAGCTCGCGCGGCTCGGCCACAGCGTCGAAGTGATCGGCGCGCAGCCCTACCCGGTGCTCGACGAGGGCGTCCCGCTCACCGAGCTGCCCAGCCTCGACCTCTACCGGCAGCCCGACCCCTTCCGTACGCCGAAGCGCGGCGAGTACCGGGACTGGATCGACTTCGCCGAGGTCGCCACCATGTGGACCGGCGGCTTCCCCGAGCCGCTCACCTTCAGCCTGCGCGCCCGCCGCCATCTCCTCTCCCGGCGCGGCGAGTTCGACGTCGTCCACGACAACCAGACCCTCGGCTACGGGCTGCTCGGCGACCTCGGGGCCCCGCTCGTGACGACCATCCACCACCCCATCACCGTGGACCGCAGGCTCGACCTGGCCGCCGCCACCAGCCGCCGCCGACGTGCCTCCGTACGCCGCTGGTACGCCTTCACCCGGATGCAGAAGCGGGTCGCCCGCAAGCTGGACTCCGTCCTCACCGTCTCCGGCTCCTCCCGTGACGAGATCGTCGAGGACCTCGGCGTACGGGCGGACCGGATCAGCGTCGTCCACATCGGCGCCGACACCGACCTGTGGTCGCCCGACCCCTCCGTCGCCGAGGTGCCGGGACGCATCGTCACCACCTCCAGCGCCGACGTCCCCCTCAAGGGCCTGGTCCACCTCGTCGACGCGCTCGCCAAGCTCCGTACGGAGAATCCCGACGCCCACCTCGTCGTCGTCGGCAAGCGCGCCGAGAACGGGCCGGTCGCACGGGCCATCGAGCGGCACGGGCTGGCGGACGCGGTCGAGTTCGTCAAGGGCATCAGCGATCCCGAGCTGGTCGACCTCGTGCGCAGCGCCCAGGTCTCCTGCGTGCCCTCGCTGTACGAGGGGTTCTCGCTGCCCGCCGCCGAGGCGATGGCCACGGGCACCCCGCTCGTCGCCACCACCGGCGGTGCGATCCCCGAGGTCTCCGGCCGCGACGGGGAGACCTGTCTCGCCGTGCCGCCCGGTGACGCGGACGCGCTGGCCGGGGCGCTGGCCCGGCTGCTGGCCGATCCGGAGCTGCGTGCCCGGCTCGGTGCGGCGGGCCGGGCACGGGTGCTGGAGAAGTTCACCTGGGCCAGGGCCGCCGCCGGAACGGCCGAGCTGTACCGTCAGGCGATCGCCGCCCGCGGAGCCCACAGGTGA
- a CDS encoding class I SAM-dependent methyltransferase produces the protein MLTVDFTRFPLAAGDRVLDLGCGAGRHAFECYRRGAQVVALDQNGEEIREVAKWFAAMKEAGEAPEGATATAMEGDALNLPFPDDSFDVVIISEVMEHIPDDKGVLAEMVRVLKPGGRIAVTVPRYGPEKVCWALSDAYHEVEGGHIRIYKADQLLARIREAGLKPYGTHHAHALHSPYWWLKCAFGVDNDKALPVRAYHKLLVWDIMKKPLATRVAEQLLNPVVGKSFVAYATKPHLPKAEA, from the coding sequence GTGCTGACCGTCGACTTCACCCGCTTCCCGCTCGCCGCAGGCGACCGAGTGCTCGACCTGGGCTGCGGTGCCGGCCGGCATGCCTTCGAGTGTTACCGGCGCGGTGCGCAGGTCGTCGCCCTCGACCAGAACGGCGAGGAGATCCGCGAGGTCGCCAAGTGGTTCGCCGCGATGAAGGAGGCGGGGGAGGCCCCCGAGGGTGCCACCGCCACCGCCATGGAGGGCGACGCCCTCAACCTGCCGTTCCCCGACGACTCCTTCGACGTCGTGATCATCTCCGAGGTCATGGAGCACATCCCGGACGACAAGGGCGTCCTCGCCGAGATGGTCCGGGTCCTCAAGCCCGGCGGCCGGATCGCCGTCACCGTCCCGCGCTACGGCCCCGAGAAGGTCTGCTGGGCCCTCTCCGACGCGTACCACGAGGTCGAGGGCGGCCACATCCGTATCTACAAGGCCGACCAGCTCCTCGCCCGCATCCGCGAGGCCGGACTCAAGCCGTACGGCACCCACCACGCCCACGCGCTGCACTCGCCCTACTGGTGGCTGAAGTGCGCCTTCGGGGTCGACAACGACAAGGCCCTGCCGGTGCGCGCGTACCACAAGCTGTTGGTCTGGGACATCATGAAGAAGCCGCTCGCCACCCGGGTCGCCGAACAGCTCCTCAACCCGGTCGTCGGCAAGAGCTTCGTCGCGTACGCCACCAAGCCGCACCTTCCGAAGGCCGAGGCGTGA
- a CDS encoding 4'-phosphopantetheinyl transferase family protein, with protein sequence MTRLPPPLLPRPRLLPSRLPPPYLPYLPSPYEKCDAKHDCDKATAAVALVAATAEVLAHPELDEDMLAPWERRRLAGIRVPGRRDDVVAARLLLRLCASRVTGLPPREVGPAQRCPGCGQDGHGRPYLPDRPGLGAAFSHADGLAAAAVGPGPVGIDVEPLTRRPGPVSVLRRLLSEAEVDAARAAPDPGPALLRLWVRREALFKAGRDDVRLAEWTDHHRAAVVALAGAGPWRDAGPAQPLSPGPVPPSGRSGGRPSRCRSSPERSRPGPTAR encoded by the coding sequence ATGACCCGTCTCCCGCCGCCGCTCCTCCCGCGGCCGCGTCTCCTCCCGTCGCGCCTGCCGCCCCCGTACCTCCCGTACCTCCCGTCGCCGTACGAGAAGTGCGACGCGAAGCACGACTGCGACAAGGCCACGGCCGCCGTCGCTCTGGTGGCTGCCACCGCCGAGGTGCTGGCGCACCCGGAGCTGGACGAGGACATGCTCGCCCCGTGGGAGCGGCGTCGGCTCGCGGGGATTCGGGTGCCCGGCCGGCGCGACGATGTCGTGGCGGCCCGACTGCTGCTGCGGCTGTGCGCCTCCCGGGTCACCGGGCTGCCGCCGCGGGAGGTGGGGCCCGCCCAGCGCTGCCCCGGCTGCGGGCAGGACGGGCATGGGCGGCCGTATCTCCCGGACCGCCCCGGGCTGGGCGCCGCCTTCAGTCACGCCGACGGGCTGGCCGCGGCGGCGGTCGGACCCGGCCCGGTCGGTATCGACGTGGAGCCCCTGACGCGTCGGCCGGGGCCCGTGAGCGTACTGCGGCGGCTGCTGTCGGAGGCCGAGGTGGACGCCGCCCGCGCCGCGCCGGACCCCGGTCCGGCGCTGCTGCGGTTGTGGGTCCGCCGGGAGGCGTTGTTCAAGGCCGGGCGGGACGACGTCCGGCTGGCCGAGTGGACGGACCACCACCGCGCGGCCGTGGTGGCACTCGCGGGCGCGGGCCCCTGGCGGGATGCCGGTCCGGCGCAGCCCCTCAGCCCCGGCCCGGTTCCGCCGTCAGGTCGATCAGGCGGCAGACCGTCTCGATGTCGATCTTCACCTGAGCGATCGAGGCCCGGCCCGACAGCCAGGTGA
- a CDS encoding maleylpyruvate isomerase family mycothiol-dependent enzyme, with translation MTLLPYDRYCDEILAQTDALRATLAGADLTVTVPTCPDWTLRELAVHVGGAHRWVGEIVRTRAAEDVPEDKVPGIEGPGGDDPGALDAWLAEGAADAVAALREAGPDAEVWTWAWERRTDFWARRMTHETVVHRADAALAARVPYTVGPEVAADTIEEWLRIVSFAQEDGDPEASELRGGGRSLHLHATDVPGAEWLIGFGEDRFTWRRAHEKATVVLRGPLTELMLVFNRRLDPTDDRVEVLGDAELLDFWLDRSSFG, from the coding sequence ATGACGCTGCTCCCGTACGACCGCTACTGCGACGAGATCCTGGCCCAGACCGACGCCCTGCGCGCGACGCTGGCCGGTGCCGATCTCACCGTGACCGTGCCCACCTGCCCCGACTGGACGCTGCGCGAACTCGCCGTGCATGTCGGCGGCGCGCACCGCTGGGTCGGTGAGATCGTGCGCACCCGGGCCGCCGAGGACGTTCCCGAGGACAAGGTGCCGGGTATCGAGGGGCCCGGCGGTGACGACCCCGGGGCGCTCGACGCCTGGCTCGCCGAGGGGGCGGCGGACGCGGTGGCCGCGTTGCGGGAGGCGGGGCCGGACGCCGAGGTGTGGACGTGGGCGTGGGAGCGGCGGACCGACTTCTGGGCGCGGCGCATGACGCACGAGACGGTGGTGCACCGCGCGGACGCGGCGCTCGCCGCGCGGGTCCCGTACACCGTCGGCCCCGAGGTGGCCGCCGACACCATCGAGGAGTGGCTGCGCATCGTCTCCTTCGCCCAGGAGGACGGTGACCCGGAGGCGTCCGAACTTCGGGGTGGCGGGCGCTCGTTGCACCTGCACGCCACCGACGTGCCGGGTGCCGAGTGGCTGATCGGGTTCGGCGAGGACCGGTTCACCTGGCGGCGGGCCCACGAGAAGGCGACGGTCGTGCTGCGGGGCCCGCTCACCGAGCTGATGCTCGTCTTCAACCGCCGCCTCGATCCGACCGACGACCGGGTGGAGGTGCTCGGCGACGCGGAGCTGCTGGACTTCTGGCTGGACCGGTCGTCCTTCGGATGA